AGGCGGGAGCACGGGTACGGGTACGGGTGCATGGCGAACGGGCCACCCGAGCCGTGGAAGCGGCCGGCGCCGTCCGCGCCCTGCTCTGTGAGGAAGTTACGAGAGTTGAGCTGcaggcagccagccaccagatttGTGGTGGGTTGCGACAGCCCCTTGCACAGAGTCTGCACGTAGGACACCAGATCCGGCCTCTTGCCGGAGCGCAAGATCTCCGAGAGAGCCCAGATGTAGTTCTTGGCCAGGCGCAGGGTCTCGATCTTGGACAGCTTCTGCGTCTTGGAGTAGCAGGGCACTACCTTGCGCAGGTTGTCCAGCGCGGCGTTCAGGTCGTGCATGCGGTTGCGTTCCCGCGCGTTGGCCTTCTGTCGCCGCAGCTTGGAGCGCTCCAGACGTGCCTTGGTCATCTTGCGTTTCTTCGGCCCGCGCTTCTTGGGCCGCTCGCCTTCCGCCTCGTCcaacccttcctcctcctcctcttcctcctcctcctcgccgcCCAGCTCGCCTTCCTCCTTGACCTCGGCCAACGTGGCTTCGGGGACCTCTTCTCCACGGAGGGACACCGGCTTGGAGGCCCGGGCGGGTCCTGGAGCCCCCGACCCAGGAGCAGGCGGAGGCTGCGGTGGCGCGTCGCCCTTGTCGCTTCTCGGCTCGTCGTCGTCGCCGTCGCCCCAGCTGGCGAACTTGGGCACGTCCGAGAGGAGGCCAGGCTCGCTGAACAGGCGGGTCAGCATGGTGCCTAAGGGCGCCCCGGGGGCGGAAAGACAGAGCACAGAGTGAGGGGCGCGCCGGGGGTCACCACGGCCCCCCAACCCTCCTCCACCCCGAGATTCCTTGCGCGCTCCAGCTCAGAGGGCCCCCGATGCCCACCACGTTCCGCTGCCCCGCCCAGAGCCGGCCCAGCCCTGCCCGGCTGCCGGCGGGGTTCAGCGGCCCAGGCCGTCGCCCCAGAGCCGGGCCCGGCTCCGCCCCTGGCCGGGAAGGAGGCCGCTCCCGGCCGGTGTCGGGGTCCCAGAGATCGTGGACCCGGTGGTGTGCCAAGGGGCCAGGTTCCTCTGTCCGGGGAGGCGGTGCTCTCGCCCGAAAGCCTGCTCTCTCCGGGTGATGGAGAGAAGCTGGGCGGCCGCCGTGGGGACAGCTGCCCGGTTCCTTGGTTCCGCGGCCCGGGCCCCTCGGCCCGGCTCCCCCTGCCCTCGGGTGCCTCTCACCCCCACGCTCCCTAATCCAATTTGCAAGTTGGCCGCTCGCCGCCCCCGGCCCGGCCCCCACCCCCGCAGCCCCAATTCCAGACGCCCGGAGCACCGTCTCCTCTAGCCGCTGCTGCGTCCGGGTCTCCCGGAGCCGGCTCCGGGTGGCGAGGACTGAAGAAGCCGGGCGTGGGGAGGAGACCCAGAAGCGAACCCTGTCCGTCTCCCCTGCGGTCAGGGACCCCCTTCCCCCCTTCAAACTGCCTCCCTCCCACACGTCTCTTCAGATCTCGTTGTATTTTGGGATCCATGGGGGGGAAAAGccaaatttgtttgtttgcttatcttTTTTTGGTGGCAGGGAAAGGTCGCGGGTTCCTTCGGGACAGTCATGGGGGGGTCCCCCATCTTCGCCTCTTCGCGCGCCTCAtgaccctgcccccccccccggcccatCCTAGGCAGAGGGTGCTCCCTCCGCAGCCCCTTGAGCTGCGGGCCCCAGTGGGAGAGAGAACCCGGGGCGCCCCAATGCCCACCCAGTGAGGGGGTAGAGTCCCAGGAATGGGGGATCTGGGGGGACTTTCATGTCCGAAGCAGCGCCCCCCCCCTCCCAAACGGCAGGTCAGATCTAGCTCCCTCTCGGACAACTTACCTCAGAGAGGAGtcaaggggagaggggaggggaggggggagggggcaagagagagaggggggggagaagaggaaTCTTCTCGCTTATTTCATTGTTCCCCCATCTTCGGGGAGCGGGGGCAGCGGTTCCTCAAGGCGGCGGGCGCCGGCGTCTTCAGAGCGCCATGCGAGCCGCGGAGCGAGTGTGGCATCTCTACCAGGCGGGGTACCAGCCTCTATGCCAGGCCATATGGGCTTGGCACGTCACGGGCAGCAGCTATCACATGAGAGACGGTGATTGGCATGCGTCTGCATTGGGGGAGAGCCGGCTCCCCCGGGACCCGCCGCCATCTGTCACTCtctactccaaaaaaaaaaaaaattaaataaataaaggaaataaataaatatctctgccgccctcccctccctgcccaacGCAGGGAAAGCAGGGAttgagagggaggtgggaggatttGCCCCCCTCAGATACAGAGCCCCCCATATGGGAACAATGGGGTAGCAAGTCTGGGGGAGCTGGAGGTTTGTGGTGGCGGCCAATGCTAGGCTCTCTCCAGGGTCTTGATCTGTCCATTTCCCTGTCTCCTGGTCCCTAAGGTGGGTCAGAACCAGACCCTAGGGTATGGAGAAGGGACCTCCGTGCTTACTCCCACTCCCCAAGAGGGTCCCCTCCACCACAAAGGGACAGCTGAGGCCTCCTTccagggtgggtgtggggggcaTCCCTGACCCAAGCCCCATAGGTAGATGCTGGCATCATGCCATTCCTCCTCCctgtctgcccctcccccacccaccctcatgcacacacaacatatgTGACTGAACGAAATTCAAAccaagggaaagacagagaaagggaaaggttTGCCTGCctgggtgtctgtgtctgcatgggcgtgtgtgtgtgtgtgtgtgtgtgtgtgtgtgtgtgtgtgtgtgtgtgtctgtggggacatgtgtgtctatctgtggAGTCATCACATAGGGATGTTTCCTTGGGTGTCAAGGGCATATGTGtgctgaggtggggtggggaggaacttgGAGATGAACTATGTGTCCCCCATCTGGGGTGAGGGTGGGCCCATACCTGGATTCCTAACCCAGAAACCTTCCTCTCCCTCCGACTTACGTCCGTCCTTACTACCTCTAATCCTCCCTGGCCAGGTAGTGGCTTTCTCTTGGCCTTCTGATTTGGTTAGTTGGACGGAGGATATGGTTGGTTGGGGACAGCCTAGAGTTCCTAGAGGGGACCCAAACATTCTCCCCCTGCAGAAAACACAAAAAGCAGAGGTTGACCCAAGCATTCCCAGGGGAGGCTAGGGGTGAGCCAGGCAGGTGTCTTGCTCAGGGAGCTAGGAATGGATGCTTTATTTGACTTTACAGTTCCCATCTCAACCCTCTTATCATGCCAGACACAGATGTAAATGGTACAGGTTGAAGGTAGGAGCTTCAGACACACCTACCCACCCCGTTCCTCACTCTGTGATGCAGAAAATGGAAACACCCCTATTCAGAGAGACAACCCCTGTGTGAGCAAGGACTCACGGCCAGGGGTAGAGACCTTTGCCCACTCTGCATTCAAGCAGGGGCTGCCTTCAGGCCTCAATTTCCCGTCTGCCCCTTGGTCTACCAGTGTGCACCCAACTCTGGCTCCACTTCCAGCACACACTGAAGGGCACAAGGCGGAGAGAGAGGAGGACCCCCCTCCAATCCCTCAATTCAGGTGGGTGTCCTCTGGTCTCACCCGGATTAGCTTCCTCCAGGGGAAGGTAAGACATGGATCTGATGTTGCACATTGAACAGGGTGCTACATAGAGACACATACTGCCTTGGAAAGGGGCCTATGAAGCTGTCCAGGGTGCTTAGAGGTCAGGGGCTGAAAGGTCAGAACAAGAGCACTCGCTCTTCCTTCCACAGAAGCCGCCCCAGGGAAATGGATGTCGCTAGGAACAACAAGGAGAGGAAGCGGAGACTAGAACCCAGGGCTCCCCCAACCCCACAATTGCCTTGGTGGTCTTCAAGGACAAGTAGCTCTTCCTAGGGTCTGCAATTAGGAAGTTCACCTGAGTCAGCCAGCCTGGCAGTGAGGTGGGAAAGTGGGATTGAGGCCAAGGCAGGAGTGAAATGGTGGACTTCCCGGGAGGCTCGGCAAAGACCCCTCCAGTTTTAGGTTACACACACTACAGGAGCTTCTGATTTTTGGTCAGCTCTGCTCAccaacttttcattttgtttttgagatgagggtctcactatgtactctTGACtatcctgaaattcactatgtagaccaggctggtcctgaactctgcctccagagtgctgggattaaaggcctgcaccaccactttgtaaaagaaaatgctgaattccaggctggggatttagctctaGGGTAGGGCACTTGGCCTGGagagcccaaggccctgggtttgaatctcATAACAAACTCCTTTCAGATGTCCTCAGAATGGATTTCCCTATCTGTGCAACAGAGGCCACCATTCTGCCCCCTTTAAAGGGCTGTTGTTAACACTACGTAGGGTGATAGGTTAATGAGCCGGCAAAGGGCCAGCAATAAAAGAATCTTCCAATAAATGccagcctttatttttattaagacacGTTGTCAATTGCTTTATAATGTTAATTTCTTGCATATATCCCTTCCCCAATTACAATGTTTTGTCTACAAAGAATCCGAAGTTTTGTTAAATTAATGGGTGAATGTATGAATGGGTAAACGGACGAATGCTTCCTTGGCGGAGAAAAACATCAAGAATTGGGTTAAGCCACTGGGGGCTGGTAGGACCCTGTGGATGAGGGCAGACCTTGCTGAGGATCGGGGCACGCTGGAGGTctacctctcccctctccccccctctcccatctctgttTTCTAGATCTGAAGAGCCTCCTTCAGGGGCTCCTGCAGGGGAAGAAGGCCtgaggtaggggtggggtggccacccccccccccccgggcctctctccttctcctgatccttcttcccttcttcagaAAAATGGAACAAGTCTTTCTCACTCGACACATTTCAACTTTAGCTTTTTTAGAAGATACAATAAAAACCAGGGGAAACTGGAACAGGGGGAGGTGTGGGACGGGCCCGCCTCAGACATGAGCCGAAGGAGGTACCCCACGTGTGTCCACATACACACGAGCAGGCATTAACACGCCGGGACATGCACGCTCCTCTCTGCACTCAGAGATGCAGTGacggagagacagaaagagccagaaatggaagaaggagacGAAAGGAGAAGGACACCCAGAGATGCCATCTGTTCCTCCCCGTGGCATGGGGGGAAGGGAGCTGGTGAGGGGCCTGGTCCCCTCCAGGTCTCCGGGAGGGAAGGAGGACGGCGGGCACTTCAGCCAGGCCGGGGAGACTTCCATTCCTGCTGCCCACACCTCggggtgggagcaggagctgggggGCCTGGGGTTCCCATGGAGACATAGCCCCATCCCAGGggagcccaggggctgggcaCCTAAGATGGCTGCCTCAGAGGGGCAGCGGCCATTTTGTTCAGGCTGGGGCCtgaggggcaggggtgaggggctgcggggtgaggggctgaggggtgaggggctgaggggctgaggggcagggctgaggggctgagggagggaggactgagaggctgagggagggagggctgaggggctgaggggctgaggggcagggctgagggaggaggggtgagggcctggggagggagggatgaggggcaggggtgaggggctgagggaggaagggatgaggggcaggggtgaggggctgagggaggcaggggagagggcctgggggaggcaggggtgaggggctgaggggcaggggtgaggggctaaggggcagggctgagggagggagggctgaggggctgaggggcagggctgaggggctgagggaggcaggggagagggcctggggggaggcaggggtgaggggctgaGGGACAGGGGTGAGTGGCAGGGGTGAGGCCccggaggaggagggagggcagaggtggCAGGGAGGAGAAGTCATTCCTGAACAGACGGGGAATCTAGCTCAGGGGACAGGGAGGAT
This Peromyscus maniculatus bairdii isolate BWxNUB_F1_BW_parent chromosome 8, HU_Pman_BW_mat_3.1, whole genome shotgun sequence DNA region includes the following protein-coding sequences:
- the Neurod2 gene encoding neurogenic differentiation factor 2: MLTRLFSEPGLLSDVPKFASWGDGDDDEPRSDKGDAPPQPPPAPGSGAPGPARASKPVSLRGEEVPEATLAEVKEEGELGGEEEEEEEEEEGLDEAEGERPKKRGPKKRKMTKARLERSKLRRQKANARERNRMHDLNAALDNLRKVVPCYSKTQKLSKIETLRLAKNYIWALSEILRSGKRPDLVSYVQTLCKGLSQPTTNLVAGCLQLNSRNFLTEQGADGAGRFHGSGGPFAMHPYPYPCSRLAGAQCQAAGGLGGGAAHALRTHGYCAAYETLYAAAGGGGASPDYNSSEYEGPLSPPLCLNGNFSLKQDSSPDHEKSYHYSMHYSALPGSRPAGHGLVFGSSAVRGGVHSENLLSYDMHLHHDRGPMYEELNAFFHN